From a region of the Panicum virgatum strain AP13 chromosome 2K, P.virgatum_v5, whole genome shotgun sequence genome:
- the LOC120680790 gene encoding aspartic proteinase nepenthesin-2-like, with protein sequence MQQGLAALVLLVASAACASPAASAFVGDVRVALKHVDAGKRLSRPELIRRAAQRSKARAAALSAVRSRRFSGASEQQGAPRGTPVRPSGDLEYVVDLAIGTPPQHVSALLDTGSDLIWTQCAPCTSCLAQPDPVFAPAQSASYEPMRCAGPLCSDIPRHGCLRADTCTYRYNYGDGTTTMGVYATERFTFASPSGDALSVPLGFGCGSLNVGSLNNGSGIVGFGRNPLSLVSQLSIRRFSYCLTPYASGRRSTLLFGTLAAGGGVYGDATGPVQTTPLLQSPQNPTFYYVHLTGLTVGARRLRIPEAAFALQPDGSGGVIVDSGTALTLLPGAVLAEVVRAFRAQLRLPFANGSSPDDGVCFMVPEAWRRASAATSQVPVPRMVFHFQGADLDLPRRNYVLDDHRRSRLCLLLADSGDDGSTIGNLVQQDMRVLYDLEAETLSFAPAQC encoded by the coding sequence ATGCAGCAGGGATTGGCAGCGCTCGTGCTCctggtggcgtcggcggcgtgcgCGTCCCCGGCCGCGTCGGCGTTCGTGGGCGACGTCCGCGTCGCGCTGAAGCACGTCGACGCCGGGAAGCGGCTGTCGAGGCCCGAGCTCATCCGGCGCGCCGCGCAGCGGAGCAAGGCGAGGGCGGCCGCGCTCTCCGCGGTGCGGAGCCGCCGCTTCTCCGGCGCGAGCGAGCAGCAGGGGGCGCCCCGCGGCACGCCGGTGCGCCCGTCGGGGGACCTCGAGTACGTCGTCGACCTCGCCATCGGCACGCCACCGCAGCACGTGTCGGCGCTGCTGGACACCGGCAGCGACCTCATCTGGACACAGTGCGCGCCGTGCACCAGCTGCCTCGCGCAGCCGGACCCGGTGTTCGCGCCGGCCCAGTCGGCGTCGTACGAGCCCATGCGGTGCGCCGGCCCGCTCTGCTCCGACATCCCGCGCCACGGCTGCCTGCGGGCCGACACGTGCACCTACCGGTACAACTACGGCGACGGGACGACGACCATGGGCGTCTACGCCACGGAGCGCTTCACCTTCGCGTCGCCGTCCGGCGACGCGCTGAGCGTGCCGCTCGGGTTCGGGTGCGGCTCCCTGAACGTCGGCAGCCTGAACAACGGCTCCGGCATCGTGGGCTTCGGCCGGAACCCGCTCTCGCTGGTGTCCCAGCTCAGCATCCGCCGCTTCTCCTACTGCCTCACGCCCTACGCCAGCGGCAGGAGGAGCACCCTCCTGTTCGGGAccctggccgccggcggcggcgtctacgGCGACGCCACCGGGCCCGTGCAGACCACGCCGCTCCTGCAGAGCCCGCAGAACCCGACCTTCTACTACGTCCACCTCACGGGCCTCACCGTCGGCGCGAGGCGGCTGCGGATACCGGAGGCGGCGTTCGCCCTCCAGCCCGACGGCTCGGGCGGTGTGATCGTCGACTCCGGCACGGCGCTCACGCTGCTCCCGGGCGCGGTGCTCGCGGAGGTGGTGCGGGCGTTCCGAGCGCAGCTGCGGCTGCCGTTCGCGAACGGCAGCAGCCCCGACGACGGGGTGTGCTTCATGGTGCCGGAGGCCTGGCGGCGAgcgtcggcggcgacgtcgcAGGTGCCGGTCCCGAGGATGGTCTTCCACTTCCAGGGCGCGGACCTCGACCTGCCGCGGCGCAACTACGTCCTGGACGACCACAGGAGGAGCCGCCTGTGCCTCCTCCTGGCCGACTCCGGCGACGACGGCTCGACGATCGGCAACTTGGTGCAGCAGGACATGCGCGTGCTCTACGATTTGGAGGCCGAGACCTTGTCGTTCGCTCCGGCGCAGTGCTGA
- the LOC120680794 gene encoding beta-1,3-galactosyltransferase 7-like: MKPKNGAAASERRLLSRRILLLCFASFFLGMLITDRFGSVPSPIVVPRRLHERELQSLPLEFVARPKPADDRDIMEEVSKTHEAIQYLEKSIDTLQMELAAKRSSNELHGESAGDISKQRKRAFVVIGINTAFSSRKRRDSVRETWMPQGDKLKKLEEEKGIILRFTIGHSATSNNVLDKAIDAEDEIHHDFLRLDHVEGYHKLSAKTKIFFSTAVALWDADFYVKVDDDVHLNLGMLVATLGRHKLKPRVYIGCMKSGPVLSDKNAKYHEPEFWKFGEDGNKYFRHATGQIYAISKDLATYISINQPILHKYANEDVSLGAWFIGLDVEHIDDRDMCCGTPPDCEWKAQAGNVCVASFDWKCSGVCNPVERLKYVHSRCSEGEDAIWSASF; the protein is encoded by the exons atgaagcccaagaacggcgccgccgcctcggagaGGAGGCTGCTGTCGCGGCGGATACTGCTCCTCTGCTTCGCCAGCTTCTTCCTCGGCATGCTCATCACCGACCG GTTTGGATCGGTGCCGAGCCCGATCGTGGTGCCGCGCCGGCTGCACGAAAGGGAGCTGCAGAGCCTGCCCCTGGAGTTTGTTGCCAGGCCG AAACCAGCTGACGATAGGGACATTATGGAGGAGGTGTCAAAGACTCATGAGGCCATACA ATATTTGGAGAAGTCAATTGATACACTGCAGATGGAGCTGGCAGCAAAGCGCAGTAGCAATGAGCTACATGGGGAAAGTGCAGGTGACATAAGTAAGCAGAGGAAAAGAGCTTTTGTTGTGATCGGGATCAACACCGCCTTCAGTAGCAGGAAGCGTCGGGATTCTGTGAGGGAGACCTGGATGCCTCAAG GTGACAAACTCAAGAAACTGgaagaggaaaagggaatcaTCCTACGATTTACGATAGGACATAG TGCTACATCAAACAATGTCCTTGATAAGGCTATAGATGCGGAGGATGAAATTCATCACGACTTTCTTCGGCTG GACCATGTTGAAGGGTATCACAAGCTATCTGCAAAGACCAAGATATTCTTCTCCACTGCTGTGGCCTTATGGGATGCAGACTTCTATGTCAAGGTGGATGACGATGTTCACCTAAACCTAG GAATGCTTGTCGCGACCCTAGGTCGACATAAACTGAAGCCACGGGTCTACATTGGTTGTATGAAGTCAGGGCCAGTCCTTTCCGACAA AAATGCAAAATACCACGAGCCTGAGTTCTGGAAGTTTGGGGAAGACGGGAACAAGTACTTTCGCCATGCCACCGGACAGATCTATGCCATCTCCAAGGATCTTGCCACCTACATCTCAATCAACCA GCCTATATTGCACAAATATGCAAACGAAGACGTATCTCTCGGCGCATGGTTTATTGGGCTCGATGTGGAGCATATAGACGACAGGGACATGTGCTGTGGCACACCACCAG ACTGCGAGTGGAAGGCGCAAGCAGGGAACGTCTGTGTCGCATCATTCGATTGGAAATGCAGTGGAGTCTGCAATCCGGTTGAGAGGCTAAAATACGTGCACTCGAGATGCAGTGAAGGTGAGGATGCCATTTGGAGCGCCTCATTCTGA